A genomic window from Desulfonatronovibrio magnus includes:
- a CDS encoding type II toxin-antitoxin system CcdA family antitoxin, with translation MSLERFPLMEQRTISVSVNESLMSEAERLDIDVSKVFENGLSKALMQRRDELWLEENMAALVSSNSFVEKAGLPLEKYRVF, from the coding sequence ATGTCTCTGGAAAGATTTCCACTTATGGAACAAAGGACGATTAGTGTTTCAGTAAACGAGAGTTTAATGTCTGAGGCTGAAAGACTTGACATTGACGTGTCAAAAGTTTTTGAAAATGGTTTGAGTAAAGCCCTGATGCAAAGACGTGATGAATTGTGGCTGGAAGAAAACATGGCAGCACTGGTCAGCTCAAATTCTTTTGTTGAGAAAGCAGGTCTGCCCTTGGAAAAATACAGGGTGTTTTAG
- a CDS encoding M24 family metallopeptidase — translation MFESMEKLPVQEMLWRLDRFRSNILEAGLDCKAVMIFSKLNIYYFTGSLGNGLLWIPMDDEPVFMCRKAEERFRLESPLERVAGFRSYKDIPGAIGEFGLKVPDVIGAEKTGINWALAESLQKRISNVTFKAIDHPIVRTRMVKSRWEADKMIICGKRHHEALYHLLPELIHPGMTEHEISIKIWECFFSLGHQGMMRMQNFGEEVFLGHVAAGDSANYPSVFNGPVGLRGEHPAITQMGYAGKVWQDNEPLTLDCGFALEGYQTDKTQVYFPAGWKVPDQVQKAHDMCIDIQARVAEELRPGAKPEDLYEIALKMAEKGGFSEGFMGLGGNKVPFLGHGIGLAVDEYPPLARGFDDPLQENMFLALEPKIGIEGLGMVGVENTFMVTEKEGVCVTGDEFSAIRV, via the coding sequence ATGTTTGAATCAATGGAAAAACTTCCTGTCCAGGAAATGCTCTGGCGGCTGGACAGGTTCAGGTCAAATATTCTTGAGGCCGGGCTGGATTGTAAAGCAGTCATGATTTTTTCCAAGCTAAATATTTATTATTTTACCGGTTCTCTCGGCAATGGTCTGCTCTGGATACCTATGGATGATGAGCCGGTATTTATGTGCCGCAAGGCAGAGGAACGCTTCAGACTGGAATCTCCCCTGGAAAGGGTAGCTGGATTCAGGTCTTACAAGGATATTCCTGGAGCAATTGGGGAATTCGGACTCAAGGTACCGGATGTTATTGGGGCGGAAAAAACAGGCATCAACTGGGCCCTTGCTGAGAGCCTGCAAAAAAGGATAAGTAATGTGACTTTTAAGGCCATTGATCATCCCATAGTCAGAACCAGGATGGTTAAATCCCGGTGGGAAGCAGATAAAATGATTATCTGCGGCAAACGTCACCACGAGGCTCTTTATCACCTGCTTCCAGAGCTCATTCATCCAGGAATGACCGAACACGAAATCAGTATTAAAATTTGGGAATGCTTCTTTTCTCTTGGACATCAGGGCATGATGCGCATGCAGAATTTTGGAGAAGAAGTTTTTCTGGGACATGTGGCAGCTGGAGACAGCGCCAATTATCCCAGCGTATTCAACGGACCTGTGGGACTGCGCGGAGAGCATCCGGCCATCACCCAGATGGGTTATGCAGGCAAGGTCTGGCAGGATAACGAACCATTGACCCTTGATTGCGGCTTTGCCTTAGAAGGTTATCAGACAGACAAAACCCAGGTTTACTTTCCTGCAGGCTGGAAGGTTCCAGATCAAGTTCAAAAGGCCCATGACATGTGCATTGATATCCAGGCCAGGGTTGCGGAAGAATTAAGGCCCGGTGCCAAACCCGAAGATCTTTATGAAATCGCCTTGAAAATGGCTGAAAAAGGCGGATTTTCTGAAGGTTTTATGGGGCTTGGTGGAAACAAAGTTCCTTTTCTGGGGCATGGCATTGGCCTGGCAGTGGATGAATACCCACCTCTTGCCAGAGGATTTGATGACCCCCTGCAGGAGAATATGTTTCTGGCCTTAGAGCCCAAAATCGGCATTGAGGGCCTGGGTATGGTTGGGGTAGAGAATACTTTTATGGTAACTGAAAAGGAGGGAGTGTGTGTCACTGGTGACGAGTTTAGTGCAATTCGAGTTTAG